A portion of the uncultured Methanobrevibacter sp. genome contains these proteins:
- the purD gene encoding phosphoribosylamine--glycine ligase, producing MKVLVVGTGAREHAIADALKNDVELYCYMSKVNPGISKIAEFAQGDEGEIEKVAKFAVDNNIDIAFIGPEAPLGKGIVDELEKNGIKCVGPSQSAARIETDKSFMRKLFEDYNIEGSLVYKVFDNYEDVSAFLDDFDRDVVVKPVGLTGGKGVKIVGDHLKDNNEAKEYSKEVIDNAMGGFTQVIIEERLIGEEFTIQAFCDGTHLAPMPAAQDHPHAFEGDVGAITGGMGSYSDKGGLLPFLSQENYDAAVKIMEATLEAIAKEAEPYKGILYGQFMLTADGPKLIEYNARFGDPEAMNVLPLLKTPLADVCQAIVDGNLDTVEFNDKASVCKYIVPEGYPETSHGGELIEVDEKAIEELGAKVFYAAVGLEDDGIHLSTSRALGIVASGDSIEEAEKIAEKACDCIKGNVYHRSDVGTTELVNKRVEHMNDILD from the coding sequence ATGAAGGTCTTAGTAGTTGGAACTGGTGCTCGTGAACATGCAATAGCTGATGCACTTAAAAATGACGTTGAATTATATTGTTATATGAGTAAGGTAAATCCAGGTATTTCAAAAATAGCTGAATTTGCACAAGGTGATGAAGGAGAAATAGAAAAAGTAGCCAAGTTTGCTGTAGATAATAATATTGACATAGCATTTATAGGTCCGGAAGCTCCTTTAGGTAAAGGAATTGTTGATGAACTTGAAAAAAATGGAATTAAATGTGTTGGACCATCTCAAAGTGCAGCAAGAATAGAAACAGATAAATCTTTTATGAGAAAACTATTTGAAGATTATAATATTGAAGGATCACTTGTCTATAAAGTATTTGATAATTATGAAGACGTCTCTGCATTTCTAGATGACTTTGATAGAGATGTTGTAGTAAAACCTGTGGGATTAACTGGTGGAAAAGGAGTTAAAATTGTAGGTGACCACTTAAAAGACAATAATGAAGCTAAAGAATATTCAAAAGAAGTAATCGACAATGCAATGGGCGGATTTACTCAAGTTATCATTGAAGAAAGATTAATCGGTGAAGAATTTACAATTCAAGCTTTCTGTGATGGAACACACTTAGCACCAATGCCTGCAGCGCAAGACCATCCTCATGCTTTTGAAGGAGATGTAGGTGCAATTACTGGAGGTATGGGTTCTTACTCTGATAAAGGAGGATTATTACCATTTTTATCTCAGGAAAATTATGATGCTGCAGTAAAAATAATGGAAGCTACTTTAGAAGCTATTGCAAAAGAAGCTGAACCATATAAAGGTATTCTTTACGGACAATTTATGTTAACTGCAGATGGACCTAAATTAATTGAATACAATGCAAGATTTGGAGATCCTGAAGCTATGAATGTTCTACCATTACTTAAAACACCATTAGCTGATGTATGTCAAGCTATAGTTGATGGTAACTTAGATACTGTAGAATTCAACGATAAAGCTAGTGTATGTAAATATATAGTTCCTGAAGGATATCCGGAAACTTCTCACGGTGGAGAACTCATTGAAGTTGATGAAAAAGCTATTGAAGAATTAGGAGCTAAAGTATTTTATGCAGCAGTAGGTTTAGAAGATGATGGAATACACCTTTCAACTTCCAGAGCATTAGGTATTGTAGCTAGTGGAGACAGTATTGAAGAAGCTGAAAAAATAGCTGAAAAAGCATGTGATTGCATAAAAGGTAATGTTTACCATAGAAGTGATGTGGGAACTACAGAACTTGTTAATAAAAGAGTAGAACACATGAATGATATTTTGGATTAA
- a CDS encoding MATE family efflux transporter, with the protein MELNNNMKEITGDPKKAVKKLAYPIIISMLLIMSNNLIDSIWVAGLGPDQLAAIGFVTPLFLILVGIGTGIGAGVNSLISRYIGSKNQLKANDAAIQSVVLGIIVSIIVTIIFVAILEPTLYIMGAKEVINYALAYGEPLFIFAIITILPVAYAGIFRAEGDIKRATLPMCISAILNMILDPIFIYTLNLGIAGAAIATLLSILVELLLILYWMFIKKDTYFQYTFKNFKINFGMYKEILNVGIPAGLEELLMAVVAIIVNIILEITGGTNAVATYTIVMRLVSIAIMPTIGIATSTITVVGIAYGARNYKNIKIATRYSIKLGLIFSIVTSLIFIVFSNQIAYLFSYSSNSSSLAPTISYILNFVWLFIIPVAFGATASYAFQGMGKGLTSFVLTMQREAILVILFTFVLGISLALGVRGVYYGVVIGNAIGSAVGLFAIERFIKKLLK; encoded by the coding sequence ATGGAATTAAACAATAACATGAAAGAGATTACAGGTGACCCTAAGAAAGCTGTTAAAAAACTGGCATACCCCATTATAATAAGTATGCTTCTCATAATGAGTAATAATTTAATTGACAGTATATGGGTTGCAGGATTAGGTCCTGACCAATTAGCAGCTATTGGTTTTGTAACACCATTATTTCTTATTTTAGTTGGAATTGGAACTGGTATTGGAGCAGGTGTAAATTCCTTGATTTCTCGTTATATAGGTAGTAAAAATCAGCTAAAAGCAAATGATGCAGCAATTCAATCTGTAGTTTTGGGAATAATAGTATCCATAATAGTTACAATTATTTTTGTAGCAATTTTAGAACCTACTTTATATATTATGGGTGCTAAAGAGGTAATTAACTATGCTTTAGCTTACGGAGAGCCTCTTTTCATATTTGCAATTATTACAATACTTCCTGTAGCTTATGCCGGAATTTTCAGAGCAGAAGGAGATATTAAAAGAGCTACATTACCTATGTGTATTTCAGCTATTTTAAACATGATTTTAGATCCTATTTTTATTTATACTCTAAATTTAGGAATAGCTGGTGCTGCAATAGCTACTTTACTTAGTATTCTAGTTGAATTACTCTTAATACTTTATTGGATGTTTATTAAAAAAGACACCTACTTCCAATACACATTTAAAAACTTTAAAATAAATTTTGGAATGTATAAAGAGATTTTAAATGTTGGAATTCCAGCAGGTCTTGAAGAACTTTTAATGGCTGTTGTTGCAATTATAGTTAACATTATTCTTGAAATAACTGGAGGAACAAATGCTGTAGCTACTTATACTATTGTAATGAGATTAGTGAGTATTGCTATAATGCCGACTATTGGAATTGCAACTTCAACAATTACTGTTGTTGGAATAGCTTATGGAGCAAGAAATTATAAAAATATTAAAATAGCTACAAGATATTCAATTAAATTAGGACTTATATTTTCAATTGTTACTTCATTAATATTTATTGTATTTTCTAATCAGATTGCATATCTATTTTCATATTCATCAAACAGCAGTTCTCTTGCACCAACAATCAGTTATATTTTAAACTTTGTCTGGCTTTTCATAATTCCAGTAGCCTTTGGTGCAACAGCAAGTTATGCATTCCAGGGAATGGGTAAAGGATTAACAAGTTTTGTTTTAACAATGCAAAGAGAAGCTATTTTAGTGATTTTATTTACATTTGTACTTGGAATAAGTTTAGCTTTAGGTGTTCGTGGTGTTTATTACGGAGTAGTTATTGGTAATGCTATCGGATCTGCTGTAGGTCTTTTTGCTATTGAAAGGTTTATTAAAAAACTTTTAAAATAA
- a CDS encoding MATE family efflux transporter: MTENSNVELIRGDPKKAINKLAYPIIGSLLLVMLNNIIDSIWVAGLGADPLAAIGYITPLFMILVGVGNGIGAGANSLISRYIGAQDKNKADKATAHSLILSIIISIGFMVLFLIILDPILKIMGASEVLSYCKQYGVVLFIWTFALVIPSIIGGIFRAEGDVNRATIPLAVTAIANMILDPIFIYTLGQGIAGAAMATGIAGFIGLLMQIYWIYIKKDTYLSYSLKNFKNNMKMYLDILSVGIPASLEQLIMSVLAIVINFLLTIVSGTTAVAVYTAGWRIISVGIIPAVGVGTAAVTVAGVAYGARNYDKIKTTVRYAVKIGFIVSLITCLLIHFFAGQIAYIFSYSSTSAALAPLITDFLKIMCLFVLFVPFGATAGSVFQGLGKGTISLVLTTFRELILVLIFACLLGLVFNMGEIGVYTGMLIGGLIGSIIAYGIIEIYVKRLIKRNQNGN, encoded by the coding sequence ATGACAGAAAATTCAAATGTAGAATTAATAAGAGGAGACCCAAAAAAAGCTATAAACAAATTAGCTTACCCAATTATTGGTAGTTTACTTTTAGTAATGTTAAATAACATAATTGACAGTATATGGGTTGCAGGACTAGGTGCAGACCCATTAGCTGCAATAGGATATATTACTCCACTATTTATGATTTTAGTAGGAGTAGGAAACGGTATTGGAGCCGGTGCAAATTCACTTATCTCAAGATATATTGGAGCTCAAGACAAAAATAAAGCAGACAAAGCAACAGCACATTCATTAATATTAAGTATTATAATATCAATCGGATTCATGGTACTTTTCCTTATAATTTTAGACCCAATATTAAAAATAATGGGAGCTAGCGAAGTATTAAGTTATTGTAAACAATATGGTGTTGTACTATTTATCTGGACCTTTGCATTAGTAATACCATCAATTATTGGAGGAATATTTAGAGCTGAAGGAGATGTAAATAGAGCAACAATCCCTCTTGCAGTTACAGCTATTGCAAATATGATTTTAGATCCAATATTTATATACACATTAGGACAAGGAATCGCAGGTGCAGCTATGGCAACAGGAATAGCTGGATTTATCGGTCTTTTAATGCAAATCTACTGGATATACATTAAAAAAGACACCTATCTTTCATATTCTCTTAAAAACTTTAAAAATAACATGAAAATGTATTTAGATATATTATCCGTAGGAATTCCAGCTAGTTTAGAACAACTTATTATGTCTGTATTAGCTATTGTTATTAATTTTTTATTAACTATTGTATCTGGAACAACAGCAGTTGCAGTATATACTGCAGGCTGGAGAATTATCTCAGTTGGAATCATACCTGCAGTAGGAGTAGGAACAGCAGCAGTTACAGTAGCTGGAGTAGCTTATGGTGCTCGTAATTATGATAAAATAAAAACAACAGTAAGATATGCTGTTAAAATTGGATTTATTGTTTCATTAATTACATGCTTATTAATTCATTTCTTTGCTGGTCAAATTGCATACATATTCTCATATTCATCAACTAGTGCTGCATTAGCACCATTAATCACTGATTTCTTAAAAATAATGTGTTTATTTGTATTGTTTGTTCCATTTGGTGCAACTGCCGGAAGTGTATTCCAAGGACTTGGAAAAGGAACTATTTCCCTTGTATTAACAACATTCAGAGAATTAATATTAGTTTTAATATTTGCATGCCTATTAGGATTAGTATTTAATATGGGTGAAATTGGAGTATATACTGGAATGCTTATAGGAGGACTTATTGGTTCTATAATAGCCTATGGAATTATTGAAATTTATGTTAAACGTTTAATCAAGAGGAATCAAAATGGGAATTGA
- a CDS encoding MarR family winged helix-turn-helix transcriptional regulator, with product MGIEDEKDIPTIPLIGTIHRKYGIFINNKMKEYNLSFGQYPLLIRLYKEESSTQQKLATVFQINESTVTRALNKLEEKEYIEKHPDYENKRKNYVKITPKGAKIAEKVMDYDKKWDEICAENLSDEEFEEFKNTLKKIYSAVIKREEK from the coding sequence ATGGGAATTGAAGATGAAAAAGATATTCCTACAATTCCCCTTATTGGAACAATACACCGGAAATATGGAATATTCATAAATAATAAAATGAAAGAGTATAATTTAAGTTTTGGACAATATCCTCTTTTAATAAGACTTTATAAAGAAGAATCCTCCACACAACAAAAACTAGCTACAGTTTTTCAAATTAATGAAAGTACAGTGACAAGAGCATTAAACAAATTAGAAGAAAAAGAATACATTGAAAAACATCCCGATTATGAAAATAAAAGAAAAAATTATGTTAAAATCACCCCGAAAGGTGCTAAAATAGCCGAAAAGGTTATGGACTATGATAAAAAATGGGATGAAATATGTGCTGAAAACTTAAGTGATGAAGAATTTGAAGAATTTAAAAATACTCTTAAAAAAATATATTCAGCAGTTATAAAAAGAGAAGAAAAATGA
- the argS gene encoding arginine--tRNA ligase yields the protein MYFEIEKQAINAISDALEKFDVDVPLENFQVEDEKNFRLEFPPNPDMGDLASTIAFSLAKKLRKAPNIIASEIVEKLEIPEIFEKVEAIGPYVNFFIDYSTFSKKLLEYVGDDYGQLPEVGEKIILEHTSANPNGPLHIGHVRNSIFGDSLNRLLKLAGRDVETQYYVNDMGRQIAIIVFGITELGLKIEDQEGDKIDHKIGKLYFKANQKLNEDESLVSHVDNLIERYEGGAEPELNKIFEEVVESCLLGIKETLHRINIDHDDFVWEGQFVRSGEVDKMVDYFDHEGFVSYGDVTYIDLTCFQIEKEFVLRRSDGTSLYSTRDLAYHRYKATQGDVVLDILGSDHKLAAQQINVIFKEILREIPPEVIFYEFITLPEGSMSTRKGVFISVDELVDEAVKRAASEIKSRNPDLTDEEIAPMAEDIGVGAIRFFIAKLSPEKHLTFKWDEALSFERGCASIQYAHARACKLLKKSTKDVSSLEISDEWVPNDDEKDLIRIIAKFPQVIEDCANKKRIHNITQYCQDLASAFNKFYKSEQVIGSDVEDTRLILVDRAKTTLKNALDILGVPAPEKM from the coding sequence ATGTATTTTGAAATAGAAAAACAAGCAATTAATGCTATAAGTGATGCTTTGGAAAAATTTGATGTTGATGTTCCTTTGGAGAATTTCCAAGTTGAAGATGAGAAAAATTTTAGATTAGAGTTTCCTCCAAATCCAGATATGGGGGATTTAGCTAGTACTATTGCATTTTCTCTTGCTAAAAAATTAAGAAAAGCTCCAAATATTATAGCTTCTGAAATTGTGGAAAAACTTGAAATTCCTGAAATTTTTGAAAAAGTGGAAGCTATTGGTCCTTATGTCAATTTTTTCATTGATTACTCAACTTTTTCTAAAAAACTTTTAGAGTATGTGGGAGATGATTATGGTCAGCTTCCAGAAGTAGGTGAAAAAATAATATTGGAACATACTTCTGCTAATCCAAATGGACCTTTACATATTGGACATGTAAGAAATTCTATTTTTGGTGATTCTTTAAATCGTCTTTTAAAGTTAGCAGGTAGGGATGTTGAAACACAGTATTATGTAAATGATATGGGTAGACAGATAGCTATTATTGTATTTGGAATTACTGAACTTGGTTTAAAAATTGAAGATCAGGAAGGAGACAAAATTGACCATAAAATTGGGAAATTGTACTTTAAAGCTAATCAAAAATTAAATGAAGATGAAAGTTTGGTTTCACATGTAGATAATCTAATTGAAAGATATGAAGGTGGAGCAGAACCTGAGTTAAATAAGATTTTTGAAGAAGTAGTTGAAAGTTGTCTTTTAGGAATTAAGGAAACACTTCATAGAATTAATATTGACCATGATGACTTTGTATGGGAAGGTCAGTTTGTAAGAAGTGGTGAAGTAGATAAAATGGTTGATTACTTTGACCATGAAGGATTTGTCTCTTATGGAGATGTAACATACATTGATTTAACCTGTTTCCAAATTGAAAAAGAATTTGTACTTAGAAGATCTGATGGAACTTCACTTTACTCAACAAGAGATTTAGCTTACCATAGATACAAAGCTACTCAAGGTGATGTGGTTTTAGATATTTTAGGTTCAGACCACAAATTAGCAGCTCAACAAATTAATGTAATCTTTAAGGAAATATTAAGGGAAATTCCTCCTGAAGTAATCTTTTATGAATTTATCACTCTTCCAGAAGGATCAATGTCTACAAGAAAAGGAGTATTTATCTCTGTAGATGAATTAGTTGATGAAGCTGTAAAAAGAGCAGCTAGTGAAATCAAATCTAGAAACCCTGATTTAACTGATGAAGAAATTGCACCAATGGCTGAAGATATTGGTGTGGGAGCTATCAGATTCTTTATAGCTAAATTATCTCCAGAAAAACATTTGACCTTTAAATGGGATGAAGCATTAAGCTTTGAGAGAGGTTGTGCTTCAATTCAGTATGCTCATGCAAGAGCATGTAAATTACTTAAAAAATCAACTAAAGATGTCTCTTCTTTAGAAATATCTGATGAATGGGTACCTAATGATGATGAAAAAGATTTAATTAGGATAATAGCTAAATTCCCACAAGTTATTGAAGACTGTGCTAACAAAAAAAGGATTCACAATATTACACAATATTGTCAAGACTTAGCTAGTGCATTTAATAAATTCTATAAATCCGAACAAGTTATTGGTTCAGATGTAGAAGATACAAGACTTATTTTAGTAGATAGAGCTAAAACTACCTTAAAAAATGCATTAGACATTTTAGGAGTTCCAGCTCCAGAAAAAATGTAA
- a CDS encoding signal peptidase I yields the protein MTDYKEIISYIVILAVVLVAAQHLNVVVSGSMEPVFYRGDIVAVEKADFLGIHEFDPNDVQVGDIVVYNATWYSEPVIHRVINITQINGTTYYMIKGDHNSHPDPYYATADQINERVLTWDGHPIVIPYIGNISLWLRGL from the coding sequence GTGACAGATTATAAAGAAATCATATCTTACATCGTTATTCTTGCAGTAGTTTTAGTAGCTGCACAACACTTAAATGTAGTTGTTTCTGGAAGTATGGAACCTGTTTTTTACAGGGGAGATATTGTAGCTGTTGAAAAGGCTGATTTTTTAGGAATTCATGAATTTGATCCAAATGATGTACAGGTAGGAGATATAGTTGTTTATAATGCAACATGGTATAGTGAACCTGTAATTCATAGAGTAATTAATATTACCCAAATTAATGGAACAACGTATTATATGATTAAAGGAGACCATAATAGTCATCCTGACCCATATTATGCAACAGCAGATCAAATAAATGAAAGGGTTTTAACCTGGGATGGTCATCCTATTGTTATTCCATATATTGGAAATATTTCTCTTTGGTTAAGAGGTTTGTAA
- the hemL gene encoding glutamate-1-semialdehyde 2,1-aminomutase encodes MSSKDLFQESKKFIPGGVSSPVRAFEPYPFFVEKASGSKIYDVDGNKYIDHCLAYGPLILGHADPKVVREVSNQLTIGSAYGAPTENEIILAKEVVDRIPSAEMVRFVNSGGEATMSAIRLARGFTGKDKIIKFDGAYHGAHDYTLVKGEPGQPCIPDTNGIPLDTAKNTYSVPFNNEEALADLIKREGDNIACLIMEVVMGNIGCIEPKEGFLEFVREITEENGIVLIFDEVITGFRLARGGAQEYYGVTPDLTTMGKIVGGGLPMGAFAGKKEIMELIAPNGPVYQAGTFSGNPISVQAGISTLKQLDNQFYKDLERKGNFLRSNIQSVIDEQGYNITPVGCGSMFQIYFNPAPVYDNEDAHNSDAKRFLRYFRALLKEGVFIPPSQFECNFISSAHSMEDLTQTAEAIEIALEVAFKKKG; translated from the coding sequence ATGTCTTCTAAAGATTTATTCCAAGAATCTAAAAAATTCATACCTGGTGGAGTTAGTTCTCCAGTTCGTGCATTTGAACCATATCCATTTTTTGTTGAAAAAGCTAGTGGTTCAAAAATATATGATGTTGATGGAAATAAGTATATTGACCATTGTTTAGCTTATGGTCCTTTAATACTTGGACATGCAGATCCTAAAGTAGTTAGGGAAGTGTCTAATCAATTAACTATTGGGTCTGCTTATGGTGCTCCAACTGAAAATGAAATTATTTTGGCAAAAGAAGTTGTTGATAGAATACCTAGTGCTGAAATGGTTAGATTTGTAAATAGTGGTGGGGAAGCTACTATGAGTGCTATTAGATTAGCTCGTGGTTTTACTGGTAAAGATAAAATTATTAAATTTGATGGTGCATATCATGGAGCTCATGATTATACTTTAGTTAAAGGAGAGCCAGGTCAACCTTGCATTCCAGATACTAATGGGATTCCTCTTGATACAGCTAAAAATACTTATTCTGTTCCTTTTAATAATGAAGAAGCATTAGCTGATTTGATTAAAAGGGAAGGTGATAATATAGCTTGTCTTATTATGGAAGTGGTTATGGGTAATATTGGTTGCATTGAACCTAAAGAGGGATTTTTAGAGTTTGTAAGAGAGATTACAGAAGAAAATGGTATTGTATTAATATTTGATGAAGTTATCACTGGTTTTAGATTAGCTAGAGGTGGAGCTCAAGAATATTATGGTGTAACTCCTGATTTAACTACAATGGGTAAAATTGTAGGTGGAGGTTTACCAATGGGTGCTTTTGCAGGTAAAAAGGAAATAATGGAGTTAATTGCACCTAATGGTCCAGTTTATCAGGCAGGTACATTTAGTGGAAATCCTATATCTGTTCAGGCAGGAATTTCCACCTTAAAACAATTGGATAATCAATTTTATAAGGATTTAGAAAGAAAAGGTAACTTTTTAAGAAGTAATATTCAGTCAGTTATTGATGAGCAAGGTTATAATATTACTCCTGTAGGTTGCGGGTCTATGTTCCAAATATATTTCAATCCAGCTCCAGTTTATGATAATGAAGATGCACATAATTCTGATGCGAAAAGATTCTTAAGATACTTTAGAGCATTATTAAAAGAAGGAGTATTTATTCCACCAAGCCAATTTGAATGTAACTTTATTTCAAGCGCTCATAGTATGGAAGATTTAACACAAACTGCTGAAGCTATTGAAATAGCTTTGGAAGTAGCTTTTAAGAAAAAAGGATAA
- a CDS encoding cobalt-precorrin-8 methylmutase: MKNQMFMGASTKQGYDIATKSREIIRSLIGDDIKDLAPAERDIVERIVHSTADPEYAELVHMSADFVEAAMASLRNKETILTDINMVKYGITQYEGNVECFIKNEEVKKIAKENQITRAAAAMRYAAQNDFEGIVVSGNAPTAVFEAMDLYEKGQMNLKAIVGVPVGFVGAADSKEALRNSNIPNIIVEGPKGGTPIAVACVNSLIQNL, translated from the coding sequence ATGAAAAATCAGATGTTTATGGGTGCATCAACTAAACAAGGTTATGATATAGCTACTAAAAGTAGGGAAATTATTCGTAGTCTTATTGGTGATGACATTAAAGATTTGGCTCCTGCTGAAAGAGATATTGTTGAACGTATTGTTCACTCTACTGCGGATCCAGAATATGCTGAACTTGTACATATGAGTGCTGATTTTGTTGAAGCAGCTATGGCTTCTTTAAGAAATAAAGAAACAATTTTAACTGATATTAACATGGTTAAATATGGTATAACTCAATATGAGGGAAATGTTGAATGTTTTATTAAAAATGAAGAAGTTAAAAAAATAGCTAAAGAGAATCAGATTACCAGAGCTGCAGCAGCTATGAGGTATGCTGCTCAAAATGATTTTGAAGGAATTGTTGTTTCTGGTAATGCTCCAACTGCTGTTTTTGAAGCTATGGATTTATATGAAAAAGGTCAAATGAATCTTAAAGCAATTGTTGGAGTTCCTGTTGGTTTTGTAGGTGCTGCAGATTCAAAAGAAGCTTTAAGAAATTCAAATATTCCAAATATTATTGTTGAAGGTCCTAAAGGTGGAACACCAATAGCTGTAGCTTGTGTAAATTCTTTAATTCAAAATTTATAA
- a CDS encoding aminoacetone oxidase family FAD-binding enzyme encodes MEEFDIAIIGGGPAGIMAAIAISSDLNVVLLEKNSSLGKKLLITGGGRCNITNGKPIKKLLNSFHDKNFLKHSFYTFTNEMLLDLFRNKGLDFITEDNNRIFPETEKSLDVLNILKDYLSDITIKYNYNVSDIKKDGNFIINNDIIAKKVIIATGGATFSKTGSTGDGYLLTDNPLTNIKYALVPLVTKKDLSDIAGITLYEVIIKYKHFKISGDVLISHVGLTGPGILNISTEISRNADYNILKDADVKLNESLAIDLCPNFNQDELRFKFTNDFQDKGKTYIKNYLKYFLTNNFIPFFLEEAGIDGETQLSRINKKQKNKLVESLKNFKFEIIGFNKDLSHVTLGGIAIDNVNPKTMESTIMEDLYFAGEILEPVGPTGGYNLKIAFSTGYLAGLSASKKIKK; translated from the coding sequence ATGGAAGAATTTGATATAGCTATAATTGGTGGAGGTCCTGCTGGAATAATGGCTGCAATAGCTATTTCCAGTGATTTAAATGTTGTATTGCTTGAAAAAAATTCATCATTAGGAAAAAAACTTCTTATAACTGGTGGTGGAAGATGCAATATAACTAATGGAAAACCAATTAAAAAGCTATTAAATTCTTTTCATGATAAAAACTTTTTAAAACACTCTTTTTACACTTTTACAAATGAAATGCTACTGGACTTATTTAGGAATAAAGGCCTTGATTTTATAACTGAAGATAATAATCGAATATTTCCAGAAACTGAAAAATCTTTGGATGTATTAAATATCTTAAAAGATTATTTAAGTGATATAACTATAAAATATAATTATAATGTTTCAGATATTAAAAAAGATGGAAATTTTATAATAAATAATGATATAATAGCTAAAAAAGTAATAATTGCTACTGGTGGAGCTACATTTTCAAAAACTGGTTCTACTGGAGATGGTTATTTATTAACAGATAATCCTCTTACTAATATTAAATATGCTCTGGTTCCGTTAGTAACTAAAAAAGATTTATCTGATATAGCAGGGATTACGTTATATGAGGTTATTATAAAATATAAACACTTTAAAATTTCTGGAGATGTATTAATAAGTCATGTTGGATTAACTGGACCAGGAATTCTAAATATAAGTACGGAAATTTCAAGAAATGCTGATTATAATATTTTAAAAGATGCTGATGTAAAATTAAATGAATCATTAGCTATTGATTTATGTCCTAATTTTAATCAGGATGAACTTAGATTTAAATTCACTAATGATTTCCAGGATAAAGGAAAAACATATATTAAAAACTATTTAAAGTACTTTTTAACTAATAATTTTATTCCCTTCTTTTTAGAAGAAGCTGGAATTGATGGTGAAACTCAATTAAGTAGAATTAATAAAAAACAAAAAAATAAACTAGTGGAATCCTTAAAAAATTTTAAATTTGAAATCATTGGATTTAATAAGGATTTAAGTCATGTTACTTTAGGAGGAATAGCTATTGATAATGTTAATCCTAAAACTATGGAATCCACTATAATGGAAGATTTATATTTTGCTGGTGAGATCTTAGAACCTGTTGGTCCTACTGGAGGATATAATCTTAAAATTGCATTTTCTACAGGTTATTTAGCAGGATTATCTGCATCTAAAAAAATAAAAAAGTGA